The genomic interval ccggccagggcacacaggagaagcgcccatctgcttctccacccctccccctctccttcctctctttcttcccctcccgcagcaaggctccattggagcaaggatggcccgggcactggggatggctccttggcctctgccccaggcgctagagtggctcttgtcgcaacagagcgacgccccccggaggagcagtgcatcgccccctggtgggcacagcgtcgccccctggtgggcgtgccgggtggatcccggtcgggcgcatgcgggagtctgtctgactgtctctccccgtttccagcttcagaaaaatacaaaaaaaaaaaaaaaaaaaagattactgtaATCATGTTTGGATATGTAATACCTTCATATGGGTCAGACttcaaaagaaataagaaatggatAATTCTTTTGCATATGAGCCGTATATCAGAGTCATAGAGTTTGCAGCAGAAGAGTTGACCTGAGCTTTACCATTCATAGGGgactggggtttttgtttgtgtgtgaggtttttgttttttttttctgttgttatgagtcgggggtgcagagagagagatcagcagacgaaatcatcaaggactagcaaaggaccactgctcgctcaggcaaatggccacgagttcgcgctgtgtcctatttttattcacaagacttcaaaaagcttatttactgagaaattggcataacatcaagcataacttttacttaaagatacatggagtacacctgcatgataggttaataacaatataatatccaAAGGCactaattgctattgcttctaagGTTCCCACatcattcctctctttatctcaagggataaccttggaaggtacagaaatcttatgagaatgttttactgagaaaaaagcccagcaactgccttcagtcacatagacctgtttcagtgacccgccttcaagtcacaaaacaattctcttggcaaaacattcttttcttgttggctgtgttcccatccaaggccatgcaatgggttattccactacatttttcattgttgctatttgctgttttatttttaagtcatgcAGGAGTCAGTCGAAGTGTAGCTGTCCTGACTGCTTTTCTGATGAAGACCGACCAACTTACCTTTGACAAAGCCTATGAAAACCTCCAGACTATGAAACCAGAGGCTAAGTGAGTGCTTTGTTAGAGTAATCACTGTGCTTTTGtggtgtgatttttatttatttaaagaaaacttaaCTTTGTATTTGTCTTGACAGGATGAATGAGGGGTTTGAGTGGCAACTGAAATTATACCAGGCCATGGGATGCGAAGTAGATACCTCGAGTGCAATTTATAAGCAGTATCGTTTACAAAAGGTCACAGAGAAGTATCCCGGTAAATAATAATTGCTACTGTGTATTGGAACATTTCTAGATGCTGTTGACTCTGACACTAAACAGTTAAGGTACACAATCTCATTTTTCCAGCAATCCCTTGAGACATCTCCTATTATTTCCTTTCGAAACTGTGGTGTAGCCAGAAAtaccttgttcaaggtcacatggCTTTTGAGTGGTGGGCTGAGATTTGAACTCGGGCAGTCTGTGACCAGAACCTAAGGGCTCCACTGCCTCATCCTGCTTTCTCAATACTGGaggcttttctgtttgtttgtttgtttgttttaatttctgaagtTAGCACTAGCCTCAATTTGACATTAACTGTATTTTGTCTGAAAATGCAGAATTGATTTCAACCAATGGATACATTTTCATTGTCATATAGAACTGCAGAACTTACCTCAAGAACTCTTTGCTGTTGACCCAACCACAGTTTTACAAGGATTGAAAGATGAGGTTCTCTACAAATGTAGAAAGTGCAGGTAAAATACTTGGTATTTCCTGGAGATTTTGTCTTGTCTCAGCAGCTGAAACGTCGTGAAAGTTTCAGTTTCTTCAATCTCTGTGGAAAGAATCTGTTTAGTTGAATACTACAGAAATTTTGGGTTCAATTAAAATCTGCTTACAAGAATGTAAATTCTGAGCagaaaatttgaatttaattgaAATCTGCTTACAAGAATGTAAATTCTGAACAGTAAAAGTTATCAATTACTTGTAGAGAGTATGGAAAATTCAAGCAGCACAATCAAGGTTATATTGTTTTGTCCTGTAAGAAATATTGCACAtttcatctatttaaaaaaattcttttggaggTCATTAATATTCTTGTTTATTTGGGGGATTGCAGgcggtctttatttagaagttctAGCATTTTGGATCATAATGAAGGAAGTGGTCCTGTAGCCTTTGCCCACAAGAGACTGGCACCATCTCTCATGCCTGTCACAGGGAGTCGGGCTCAGTGCACATCGTATTTCATTGAACctgtgcagtggatggagcccgCCTTGCTGGGAGTGATGGATGGGCAGGTGAGGACACATCATAGTTTCCAGTTTCATTAAATCACCTatgttttgttcctttttgtaCTTTAAACCCTGTTTCAACTAGTGTTTTACTCCATCTTTACCAATTTTCTGAAAATTGTATCTTTCTAGTGTATGTAGACAAGTatctcaaaaattaaacaaaaaactaCTGATCTAAAATTGTGAATCCCTTTTAGTTGAGAGGTTTTGGTCTAAGTTAATTCTTTTTAGTGCTATAAATAGATTAGAAGACTATACAATAGACTTGGATTTATCTATTTTACTAGCATatcagtgtttttatttgtttttaaataggcaGGAATCTG from Saccopteryx leptura isolate mSacLep1 chromosome 2, mSacLep1_pri_phased_curated, whole genome shotgun sequence carries:
- the DUSP12 gene encoding dual specificity protein phosphatase 12 — translated: MLQVRPGLYLGGAEAVAELGRLREAGITALLTVDTEEPDFQVEGVWKLFVRALDKPETDLLSHLGRCVDFIGQARAEGRAVLVHCHAGVSRSVAVLTAFLMKTDQLTFDKAYENLQTMKPEAKMNEGFEWQLKLYQAMGCEVDTSSAIYKQYRLQKVTEKYPELQNLPQELFAVDPTTVLQGLKDEVLYKCRKCRRSLFRSSSILDHNEGSGPVAFAHKRLAPSLMPVTGSRAQCTSYFIEPVQWMEPALLGVMDGQLLCPKCSAKLGSFNWYGEQCSCGRWITPAFQIHKNRVDEMKMLPVLGSQTIKLT